The following coding sequences lie in one Natranaerobius trueperi genomic window:
- a CDS encoding flavodoxin family protein: MKSSEILVVYYSLEGNTELISTMLRDKLNCDLLKIEPQKKERKGTLSKYIWGGKQVFLKEEPELKPYTLNPEDYQFLFIGTPVWAGSYTPPIRTFLKKHAIKEKEIALFCCQKGHSVSTLDSLETLLSKDNNNVLHKGDFYEPNSKYLYDVRKQVETYIRNVITKTTIKNFSY; the protein is encoded by the coding sequence GTGAAATCATCTGAAATTTTAGTTGTTTACTATTCACTAGAGGGTAATACTGAACTGATTTCAACGATGTTAAGAGATAAGCTTAATTGTGATCTTTTGAAGATCGAGCCTCAAAAAAAGGAAAGAAAGGGTACACTCTCTAAATATATTTGGGGAGGAAAACAGGTATTTTTAAAAGAAGAACCTGAATTAAAACCTTATACGCTAAACCCTGAAGACTATCAATTTTTATTCATAGGTACACCTGTTTGGGCAGGGTCCTATACACCACCTATTCGTACTTTTCTAAAGAAACACGCTATAAAAGAAAAAGAAATTGCATTATTTTGCTGTCAAAAAGGTCATTCAGTATCAACCTTAGATAGTCTGGAAACATTGTTGTCTAAGGACAATAATAATGTTTTACACAAAGGTGACTTTTATGAACCAAATTCAAAATATCTTTATGATGTAAGAAAACAAGTTGAGACCTATATAAGAAATGTGATAACTAAAACAACTATAAAAAATTTTAGTTATTA
- the rlmH gene encoding 23S rRNA (pseudouridine(1915)-N(3))-methyltransferase RlmH has protein sequence MKFTIIAVGKIKEKYLIQGIKEYQKRIIPYAKLEIKEVKDTPLPSKLHTEEVNKVKREEEERIRTYISSKDYLIILDPNGNQLTSKDFAKKLDKLSLHGTSNITLVIGGTLGLSEKLKQEADLLLSFSKFTFPHQLMRLILVEQIYRALKINRNEPYHY, from the coding sequence TTGAAATTCACAATTATTGCAGTTGGAAAAATCAAAGAAAAATACTTAATTCAAGGAATAAAAGAATATCAAAAAAGAATAATACCATATGCAAAACTCGAGATTAAAGAAGTTAAAGATACTCCTTTACCGTCAAAATTACATACTGAAGAGGTTAACAAGGTAAAAAGAGAAGAGGAAGAACGCATAAGAACATATATTAGTTCAAAGGACTATTTAATTATTTTAGATCCTAACGGAAATCAACTAACCTCTAAAGATTTCGCTAAGAAACTAGATAAGTTATCGCTACACGGTACTAGTAACATAACTTTAGTTATAGGTGGTACTTTGGGGTTATCTGAAAAACTTAAACAAGAAGCAGACTTATTATTATCTTTTTCTAAGTTCACTTTTCCACATCAGCTAATGAGGCTAATTTTAGTAGAACAGATTTATAGAGCCTTAAAGATTAATCGTAATGAACCTTATCATTACTAG